One stretch of Eggerthella lenta DSM 2243 DNA includes these proteins:
- a CDS encoding molybdopterin-dependent oxidoreductase, producing MNLSRRGFFKAAGAAFATTMAFELSSQSEALAVEPAADWKLVNTEEYTNICCYCSGGCGVICSTRDGELINIEGDPDHPVNQGGLCPKGATMFQLRNVVDPATREVIKNPNRRTRPMVRRPGASEWEDITWDDAVAEIARWVKDTRDATFETVSNGITVNRCHGIASLGGSQQNSEEEYLINKMMRSLGVIAIDNQARVUHSPTVAGLAATFGRGSMTNHYCDMQNADVILTIGSNNVENHPVSSKWVQRALDNGATWIVVDPRYTRSAEMADIYCPIRSGTDIAFYGGLFNYILEHDLWQHEYVLNYTNASYLLDEEYSFDVETGIFSGFDKDSATYDAKTWHYQVESTKEWDTSEGGAYAWAKAEGVPEFTPPTVEVPKRDMTLQDPMCVFQQMKKHYSRYDLDTVSATCGMDKELLEKVYATYAATGAPDKSGTILYALGQTQHTYGAQNCRSMGILQLLLGNVGVAGGGVNALRGEPNVQGATDMGMLVANQPGYLNWPTEYGTPSLRKWCEKETYADGYYTNKPKFIVSALKEWFGDAATVENDYGYDWWPKVPKSPDYSIIGSFELMSQGIIKGYFNWGMNPCHSAPNASNVRRAMANLDWLVVADWVETESATFWKAPDMNAADIDTTVYFLPAALIYEKPGTILNSGRWLQWRYQAVEPWEDAKPDYEICDVLWKAIVDLYKKEDGVAPEPVVNTKWDYYVDGKIDPRPVAWALNGYNYAEGGFENGAPDLLSTFANLKADGSTACGMWIYTGFWANNDAPLDPAEQAIGSRVADDPTGLGLHPKWSFAWPLNRRIIYNRASADLEGKPWNPNRVLVEWTGEKWVQNDVGDFVAVSNGTPVPPNNKAFMMLWEQNARLESYGMGDGPLPEHYEPFESPADNKLNGRQNSPCVRFAEFESVKRGDRSQYPIAVTTYSVTEHWQTGGQTRTCPALNEAMPEQFVEMSVELAAEKGIENGERVRVFNNRGSVEVMALVTPRFKPFKVNGETVHQVGMTHHFGWAGDFATGDIVNDLPPNVGDPNCWVPEYKAFLVDIEKA from the coding sequence ATGAATCTGTCACGCAGGGGCTTTTTCAAAGCCGCCGGCGCAGCGTTCGCCACTACCATGGCGTTCGAGCTGTCCTCACAGTCGGAGGCGCTGGCGGTCGAGCCCGCAGCCGACTGGAAGCTCGTGAACACGGAGGAGTACACGAACATCTGCTGCTACTGCTCCGGCGGTTGCGGCGTGATCTGCTCCACCCGCGACGGCGAGCTGATCAACATCGAAGGCGACCCCGACCATCCGGTCAACCAGGGCGGCCTGTGCCCGAAGGGCGCCACGATGTTCCAGCTGCGCAACGTGGTGGATCCCGCCACGCGCGAGGTGATCAAGAACCCGAACCGCAGGACCCGTCCGATGGTTCGACGCCCCGGCGCCTCCGAGTGGGAGGATATCACCTGGGACGACGCCGTCGCCGAGATCGCGCGTTGGGTCAAGGACACGCGCGACGCCACGTTCGAGACGGTGTCCAACGGCATCACGGTCAACCGTTGCCACGGCATCGCCAGCTTGGGCGGCAGCCAGCAGAACTCCGAGGAAGAGTACCTCATCAACAAGATGATGCGGTCGCTAGGGGTGATAGCCATCGACAACCAGGCTCGTGTTTGACACAGCCCCACGGTTGCCGGTCTGGCAGCAACATTCGGTCGCGGTTCGATGACGAACCACTATTGCGACATGCAGAACGCCGACGTCATCTTGACGATCGGCTCCAACAACGTCGAGAACCACCCCGTTTCGTCGAAGTGGGTGCAGAGGGCGCTTGACAACGGCGCCACGTGGATCGTCGTCGATCCGCGCTACACGCGCTCGGCCGAGATGGCGGACATCTACTGTCCTATCCGCTCGGGCACCGACATCGCTTTCTACGGCGGTCTGTTTAACTACATTCTCGAGCATGACCTGTGGCAGCACGAGTACGTGCTGAACTACACGAACGCGTCCTACCTGTTGGACGAGGAGTACTCCTTCGACGTGGAGACGGGCATCTTCTCGGGCTTCGACAAGGACAGCGCCACCTACGACGCGAAGACCTGGCACTACCAGGTGGAGTCTACGAAGGAGTGGGACACCTCGGAGGGCGGCGCCTACGCCTGGGCCAAGGCCGAGGGCGTGCCCGAGTTCACGCCTCCCACCGTCGAAGTGCCGAAGCGCGACATGACCCTGCAGGACCCGATGTGCGTGTTCCAGCAGATGAAGAAGCACTATTCACGCTACGACCTGGACACCGTGTCCGCCACGTGCGGCATGGACAAGGAGCTTTTGGAGAAGGTGTACGCCACCTACGCGGCCACCGGCGCTCCCGACAAGTCCGGTACCATCCTGTACGCACTCGGCCAGACGCAGCACACCTACGGCGCGCAGAACTGCCGCTCCATGGGCATCCTGCAGCTTCTGCTGGGCAACGTCGGCGTGGCCGGCGGCGGCGTGAACGCGCTGCGCGGCGAGCCGAACGTGCAGGGCGCCACCGACATGGGCATGCTCGTGGCGAACCAGCCCGGCTACCTGAACTGGCCCACCGAGTACGGCACGCCGTCTCTGCGCAAATGGTGCGAGAAGGAGACGTACGCGGACGGTTACTACACCAACAAGCCGAAGTTCATCGTCTCCGCGCTGAAGGAATGGTTCGGCGACGCGGCCACGGTGGAGAACGACTACGGCTACGACTGGTGGCCGAAGGTGCCGAAGAGCCCCGACTACTCCATCATCGGCTCGTTCGAGCTGATGAGCCAGGGTATCATCAAGGGCTACTTCAACTGGGGCATGAACCCCTGCCACTCGGCGCCGAACGCGAGCAACGTGCGCCGCGCCATGGCGAACCTCGACTGGCTCGTGGTGGCCGACTGGGTGGAGACGGAGTCCGCCACCTTCTGGAAGGCCCCCGACATGAACGCCGCCGACATCGACACCACGGTGTACTTCCTGCCCGCGGCGCTGATCTACGAGAAGCCGGGCACCATCCTGAACTCTGGCCGCTGGCTGCAGTGGCGCTACCAGGCCGTCGAGCCGTGGGAAGACGCCAAGCCCGACTACGAGATCTGCGACGTGTTGTGGAAGGCCATCGTCGACCTGTACAAGAAGGAAGACGGTGTGGCTCCCGAGCCCGTCGTCAACACGAAGTGGGACTACTACGTTGACGGCAAGATCGACCCGCGCCCCGTGGCCTGGGCCCTCAACGGCTACAACTACGCCGAGGGCGGCTTCGAGAACGGCGCGCCCGATTTGCTGAGCACGTTCGCGAACCTCAAGGCCGACGGCTCCACGGCCTGCGGCATGTGGATCTACACCGGCTTCTGGGCCAACAACGACGCTCCGCTCGACCCGGCCGAGCAGGCCATCGGCAGCCGCGTCGCCGACGACCCGACGGGGCTGGGCCTGCATCCCAAGTGGTCGTTCGCTTGGCCGCTCAACCGTCGCATCATCTACAACCGCGCCTCGGCGGATCTGGAAGGCAAGCCCTGGAACCCGAACCGGGTGCTGGTCGAATGGACGGGCGAGAAGTGGGTGCAGAACGACGTCGGCGACTTCGTGGCCGTGTCGAACGGCACGCCCGTGCCGCCCAACAACAAGGCGTTCATGATGCTGTGGGAGCAGAACGCGCGCCTGGAGAGCTACGGCATGGGCGACGGTCCTTTGCCCGAGCACTACGAGCCCTTCGAGAGCCCGGCGGACAACAAGCTGAACGGACGGCAGAACTCGCCGTGCGTGCGCTTCGCCGAGTTCGAGTCGGTCAAGCGCGGCGACCGCAGCCAGTACCCCATCGCGGTGACCACCTATTCGGTCACCGAGCATTGGCAGACCGGCGGCCAGACCCGCACGTGCCCGGCCCTCAACGAGGCCATGCCCGAGCAGTTCGTCGAGATGTCGGTGGAACTGGCGGCCGAAAAGGGCATCGAGAACGGCGAGCGCGTCCGCGTGTTCAACAACCGCGGGTCGGTCGAGGTCATGGCGCTGGTCACGCCTCGCTTTAAGCCGTTCAAGGTGAACGGCGAGACCGTGCACCAGGTGGGCATGACGCACCACTTCGGCTGGGCGGGCGACTTCGCCACCGGAGACATCGTCAACGACCTGCCGCCGAACGTGGGCGACCCGAACTGCTGGGTGCCCGAGTACAAGGCGTTCCTCGTCGACATCGAGAAGGCATAG
- the selD gene encoding selenide, water dikinase SelD: MSETERIRLTRLTEKGGUAAKWGPGDLEEILKDIAPPPDADLLLGFDTSDDAAVYRLNDDTAAVLTLDFFTPVVDDPYEFGAIAAANALSDVFAMGAKPLTALNILAFPCSLGTDVVADVLRGGADKVREAGAFVVGGHSIEDDEPKYGLSVFGTVHPDCIVRNGGAQPGDALFYTKVLGSGIMNSAFRAGFEDDEGMRPVIASMMELNKAGSEAMAAAHVHAATDVTGFGLAGHLHEMLDASDASAELVWDDLPLFEGVYRYSCDFCRPAKTFGIIDWARAFVRQGGLGDEEFENRMGVLCDPQTSGGLLVAVAPDEADEFARAFEAAAGRAPALIGHVRDGAAGEISMK; encoded by the coding sequence ATGAGCGAGACAGAGCGCATTCGTCTCACCCGCCTTACCGAGAAGGGCGGTTGAGCGGCGAAGTGGGGTCCGGGAGACCTCGAAGAGATACTGAAGGACATCGCGCCGCCGCCCGACGCAGATTTGCTGCTGGGCTTCGACACGTCCGACGACGCCGCCGTCTACCGTCTGAACGACGACACGGCCGCGGTGCTGACGCTCGATTTCTTCACCCCGGTGGTGGACGACCCCTACGAGTTCGGCGCCATCGCCGCGGCGAATGCGCTGTCCGACGTGTTCGCCATGGGGGCGAAGCCTCTGACGGCGCTCAACATCCTCGCGTTCCCGTGCAGCCTGGGCACCGACGTGGTGGCCGACGTGCTGCGCGGCGGCGCCGACAAGGTGCGCGAGGCGGGCGCGTTCGTGGTGGGCGGCCACTCCATCGAGGACGACGAGCCGAAGTACGGCCTGTCGGTGTTCGGCACCGTGCACCCCGACTGCATCGTGCGCAACGGCGGCGCACAGCCGGGCGACGCGCTGTTCTACACGAAGGTCCTCGGCTCGGGGATCATGAACTCGGCGTTCCGGGCCGGCTTCGAAGACGACGAGGGCATGCGCCCCGTCATCGCGTCCATGATGGAGCTCAACAAGGCGGGCTCCGAGGCGATGGCGGCCGCGCACGTGCACGCCGCCACCGACGTGACGGGCTTCGGGTTGGCCGGGCACCTCCACGAGATGCTGGACGCCTCGGACGCGTCGGCCGAGCTCGTCTGGGACGACCTGCCGCTGTTCGAGGGCGTCTACCGGTATTCCTGCGACTTCTGCCGCCCCGCCAAGACGTTCGGCATCATCGACTGGGCGCGCGCCTTCGTGAGGCAGGGCGGCCTCGGAGACGAGGAGTTCGAGAACCGCATGGGCGTGCTGTGCGACCCGCAGACGTCCGGCGGCCTGCTGGTGGCCGTGGCGCCCGACGAGGCCGACGAGTTCGCGCGCGCGTTCGAAGCGGCCGCCGGTCGCGCGCCCGCGCTGATCGGCCATGTTCGCGACGGCGCGGCGGGCGAGATCAGCATGAAGTAG
- a CDS encoding acyl-CoA dehydratase activase, producing MPSIGIDVGSTAAKAAVFENGRLAETLVCPTGFSSVDAAERLAQQLLARGFDPRRLPCVATGYGRVAVPYADRVVTEITCHGKGAGFLFGGGGTVVDVGGQDTKVIVLRGGKVVKFAMNDKCSAGTGKFLEVMANRLGVSQEELARLARAGAPTSISSMCTVFAESEVISLIGKGTPREDIAYAVIESVVERVSVLVAQGKGAPYFLTGGLCDNGYFVERLGARLGEPVATESRARFAGAVGAALLAAEGEGRRS from the coding sequence ATGCCCTCGATCGGCATCGACGTAGGAAGCACGGCCGCGAAGGCGGCGGTGTTCGAAAACGGCCGGCTCGCCGAGACGCTTGTGTGCCCTACGGGGTTCAGCAGCGTGGACGCGGCCGAGCGCCTGGCCCAGCAGTTGCTCGCGCGCGGCTTCGACCCGCGCAGGCTTCCCTGCGTCGCGACGGGCTACGGACGCGTCGCGGTCCCCTATGCGGATCGCGTGGTCACCGAGATCACCTGCCACGGCAAGGGCGCCGGTTTCCTGTTCGGCGGCGGGGGCACCGTGGTCGACGTGGGCGGCCAGGACACGAAGGTCATCGTGCTGCGCGGCGGCAAGGTGGTCAAGTTCGCGATGAACGACAAGTGCTCGGCCGGCACGGGGAAGTTCCTCGAGGTCATGGCGAACCGCCTCGGCGTCAGCCAGGAGGAGCTCGCGCGCCTCGCGCGGGCGGGCGCGCCCACGTCCATCTCGTCCATGTGCACGGTGTTCGCGGAATCGGAGGTCATCAGCCTCATCGGCAAGGGAACGCCGCGCGAGGACATCGCGTACGCCGTGATCGAATCGGTGGTGGAGCGGGTGTCGGTGCTCGTCGCGCAGGGCAAAGGCGCGCCCTACTTCCTGACGGGCGGCCTGTGCGACAACGGGTACTTCGTCGAGCGCCTCGGCGCGCGCTTGGGCGAGCCCGTGGCCACCGAGTCCCGCGCGCGTTTCGCAGGCGCCGTGGGAGCCGCGCTGCTGGCCGCGGAAGGGGAGGGGCGCCGAAGTTGA
- a CDS encoding DUF3343 domain-containing protein — protein sequence MRRKTPKAVVTFASTSDAMAVEAAARETGLPGRMIPIPSEVSAGCGLAWCVPAEERDALLDAFESGGLAYEAVHEVELY from the coding sequence GTGCGGAGGAAGACGCCGAAAGCCGTGGTGACCTTCGCGTCCACGAGCGACGCGATGGCCGTCGAGGCCGCCGCCCGCGAGACGGGCCTCCCAGGCAGGATGATCCCCATTCCATCCGAGGTTTCCGCAGGTTGCGGCCTGGCCTGGTGCGTCCCTGCCGAGGAGCGGGACGCGCTGCTGGACGCCTTCGAGAGCGGCGGCCTGGCATACGAGGCCGTGCACGAGGTGGAATTGTACTAG
- a CDS encoding aminotransferase class V-fold PLP-dependent enzyme — protein sequence MIYFDNAATTAVKPPEVAEAVARAVNSFGGVGRGVHEASLDAGYAVFRARQQLARLFGAADPSCVSFASNATEALNTAIAGLARPGDKLVTTAASHNSVLRPLYRLADERGCEVVVVPHDARGALDYDALEAALPGARLAAVTHASNLTGDVYDIARIARLCRERGALLVADAAQTAGVVPIDMGRDGLDVVAFTGHKSLYGPQGTGGLAVAEGVEIEPLKVGGSGTHSYDRHHPARMPERLEAGTLNAHGIAGLSAGLAYIEERGVEELGAQVRALAERFERGVRGIDGVRVLGGGGDAGRCGIVALNVGDADSAAIGDALNAEFGICTRAGAHCAPLMHEALGTQSQGAVRFSFSSFNTEDEVDAGIAAVAAIAEGA from the coding sequence ATGATCTACTTCGACAACGCGGCCACCACCGCCGTCAAGCCGCCCGAGGTGGCCGAGGCGGTGGCGCGGGCCGTCAACAGCTTCGGGGGCGTGGGCCGCGGTGTGCACGAGGCGTCGCTCGACGCGGGCTATGCCGTGTTCCGGGCGCGCCAGCAGCTGGCTCGGCTGTTCGGTGCGGCCGATCCGTCGTGCGTATCCTTCGCCAGCAACGCCACCGAGGCGCTGAACACCGCCATCGCCGGGCTCGCGCGGCCGGGAGACAAGCTGGTGACCACGGCCGCCTCGCACAATTCGGTGCTGCGCCCGCTGTACCGTCTGGCGGACGAGCGCGGTTGCGAGGTGGTCGTGGTGCCCCACGACGCGCGCGGCGCGCTCGACTACGACGCGTTGGAGGCGGCGCTTCCGGGAGCGCGGCTGGCGGCGGTGACCCATGCTTCCAACCTCACCGGCGACGTGTACGACATCGCCCGCATCGCGCGCCTGTGCCGCGAGCGCGGCGCGCTGCTGGTGGCGGACGCGGCCCAGACGGCGGGCGTCGTGCCCATCGACATGGGGCGCGATGGGCTGGACGTCGTGGCGTTCACCGGGCACAAGAGCCTGTACGGCCCCCAGGGCACGGGCGGCCTCGCCGTGGCGGAAGGCGTGGAGATCGAGCCGCTGAAGGTGGGCGGTTCGGGTACGCACAGCTACGACCGGCATCATCCCGCGCGCATGCCCGAGCGCCTGGAGGCGGGCACGCTGAACGCCCACGGCATCGCCGGCTTGAGCGCGGGGCTGGCCTATATCGAGGAGCGCGGCGTGGAGGAGCTGGGCGCGCAGGTGCGCGCGTTGGCCGAGCGCTTCGAGCGCGGCGTGCGCGGCATCGACGGCGTGCGCGTGCTGGGCGGGGGCGGCGACGCGGGGCGTTGCGGCATCGTCGCGCTCAACGTGGGAGATGCGGACTCCGCGGCGATCGGCGACGCGCTCAATGCCGAATTCGGCATCTGCACGCGCGCCGGCGCCCATTGTGCGCCGCTCATGCACGAGGCGCTGGGCACGCAGAGCCAGGGCGCCGTGCGGTTCAGCTTCAGCAGCTTCAACACCGAGGACGAGGTGGACGCCGGCATCGCCGCCGTGGCCGCCATCGCCGAGGGGGCCTGA
- the yedF gene encoding sulfurtransferase-like selenium metabolism protein YedF, which produces MEQIDARGQACPLPVVRAKKALSAMGEGVLEVLVDNETAVHNLEALAKTLKVEAVGEKRGEDAFAVTFSKGAAASDGQAGSAASCPAVDPAPTGGRVAVIPSEFMGSGDDELGAVLMKGFVFALTQLDELPETVLMYNGGVKLACTGSSSLDDLRTLAEAGVEIMSCGTCLNHYGLAEQLEVGEATNMYVIVEKQASARGIIRP; this is translated from the coding sequence ATGGAGCAGATCGACGCACGGGGTCAGGCGTGCCCGCTTCCCGTGGTGCGCGCCAAGAAGGCGCTCTCGGCCATGGGGGAGGGCGTGCTCGAAGTGCTCGTTGACAACGAGACCGCGGTGCACAATCTGGAGGCGCTGGCGAAGACGCTCAAGGTGGAAGCCGTCGGCGAGAAGCGCGGCGAAGATGCGTTCGCGGTGACCTTCTCGAAGGGCGCGGCGGCGTCGGACGGCCAGGCGGGAAGCGCCGCGAGCTGCCCGGCGGTCGATCCGGCCCCGACGGGCGGCCGGGTGGCGGTGATCCCGTCCGAGTTCATGGGCTCGGGGGACGACGAGCTGGGAGCCGTGCTGATGAAGGGCTTCGTGTTCGCCCTGACGCAGCTCGACGAGCTGCCGGAGACGGTGCTCATGTACAACGGCGGCGTGAAGCTCGCCTGCACGGGCTCCTCGTCGCTCGACGACCTGCGCACGCTCGCCGAGGCCGGCGTCGAGATCATGAGCTGCGGCACGTGCCTGAACCATTACGGGCTGGCCGAGCAGCTGGAAGTGGGCGAGGCCACGAACATGTACGTGATCGTGGAGAAGCAGGCGAGCGCGCGCGGCATCATCCGCCCGTAG
- a CDS encoding DUF3343 domain-containing protein: protein MQQDAADTVNKDARPEDCYILFSSHTDGWRLYELARDAGAKARISPTPRAARASCGVSLLASCDDVELLERLAQEEGVPIEGVARLPRQLNARRDIFC, encoded by the coding sequence ATGCAACAAGACGCTGCCGATACCGTGAACAAGGACGCACGTCCCGAGGATTGCTATATCCTGTTCTCGAGCCATACCGACGGCTGGCGTCTGTACGAGCTGGCGCGCGACGCGGGGGCCAAGGCGAGGATCTCGCCCACGCCCCGCGCCGCGCGCGCTTCCTGCGGGGTGTCGTTGCTCGCGTCGTGCGACGACGTGGAGCTGCTGGAGCGCCTTGCGCAGGAGGAGGGCGTCCCGATCGAGGGCGTAGCCCGGCTGCCGCGCCAGCTGAACGCGCGGCGCGACATATTTTGCTGA
- a CDS encoding double-cubane-cluster-containing anaerobic reductase translates to MADYQAMWKDLGMDLETHDQLCAVLPMAFGDTYLTQENRPENMAFYDFVVSEIHGVRPAELIELQKQGGKVFGTFCVFVPDEVVVACGGAVTGLCGGSQFWVPEGEKVLPSGICPLIKASLGAHFGKTCPYFSVADMYVGETTCDGKKKAYEILGADKKTYVMDVPQMKREKDIAAWKDEIALFAKEVEAETGNELTAENLARAIRTINEKRRALARVFEARKADPVPISGKDALLMMQIAFFDDPVRCAETANKLADELEARIERGEGVVPAGTKRILITGTPLAIPNWKLHHIVETSGAVVVCEEMCTGTRYFENEVDEGEGTLDGMFQALAQRYMKNNCACFTPNPGRVADVVRMAKEYKVDGVIDANLKFCTLYDVEKAPLADALAEEGIPCLGLETDYADNDAEQLRTRIGAFIEMLDA, encoded by the coding sequence ATGGCTGACTATCAGGCAATGTGGAAAGACTTGGGCATGGATCTGGAGACGCACGACCAGCTGTGCGCCGTGCTGCCGATGGCGTTCGGCGACACGTACCTCACGCAGGAGAACCGCCCTGAGAACATGGCGTTCTACGACTTCGTGGTGTCGGAGATCCACGGCGTGCGCCCCGCGGAGCTCATCGAGCTGCAAAAGCAGGGCGGCAAGGTGTTCGGCACGTTCTGCGTGTTCGTGCCCGACGAGGTGGTCGTCGCCTGCGGCGGCGCCGTCACGGGGCTGTGCGGCGGCTCGCAGTTCTGGGTGCCCGAAGGCGAGAAGGTGCTGCCCAGCGGCATCTGCCCGCTGATCAAGGCGTCGCTCGGCGCGCACTTCGGCAAGACGTGTCCGTACTTCAGCGTGGCCGACATGTATGTGGGCGAGACCACGTGCGACGGCAAGAAGAAGGCCTACGAGATCCTGGGGGCCGACAAGAAGACCTACGTCATGGACGTGCCGCAGATGAAGCGCGAGAAGGACATCGCGGCGTGGAAAGACGAGATCGCGCTGTTCGCCAAGGAGGTGGAGGCCGAGACGGGCAACGAACTGACGGCCGAGAACCTTGCCCGTGCCATTCGCACCATCAACGAGAAGCGTCGCGCGCTGGCCCGCGTGTTCGAGGCGCGCAAGGCAGACCCGGTGCCCATCAGCGGCAAGGACGCCCTGCTCATGATGCAGATCGCGTTCTTCGACGACCCGGTGCGCTGCGCCGAGACGGCGAACAAGCTGGCCGACGAGCTGGAAGCGCGCATCGAGCGCGGCGAGGGCGTGGTGCCCGCCGGCACGAAGCGCATCCTGATCACGGGCACGCCGCTGGCCATCCCGAACTGGAAGCTGCACCATATCGTCGAGACGAGCGGCGCCGTGGTGGTGTGCGAGGAGATGTGCACGGGCACGCGCTACTTCGAGAACGAGGTGGACGAGGGCGAGGGCACGCTCGACGGCATGTTCCAGGCGTTGGCGCAGCGCTATATGAAGAACAACTGCGCGTGCTTCACGCCGAACCCGGGTCGCGTCGCGGACGTGGTGCGCATGGCGAAGGAGTACAAGGTCGACGGCGTGATCGACGCGAACCTCAAGTTCTGCACGCTCTACGACGTGGAAAAGGCGCCGCTGGCGGACGCGCTTGCCGAGGAGGGCATCCCGTGCCTGGGCCTCGAGACCGACTACGCCGACAACGACGCCGAGCAGCTGCGCACGCGCATCGGCGCGTTCATCGAGATGCTGGACGCGTAA
- a CDS encoding formate/nitrite transporter family protein, translated as MMQDEIQTLRPDALSPAEIAEKAEKVGEAKAAMPKAKCFASAMLAGAFIAFGALYFCVFLGDPSMPFAVQRAVGGLCFCLGLVLVLCCGAELFTGNVLLVCAKASGRIGWRSLFGNWLLVWLGNLAGALVALALVHFANVAAMNGGAVGEAFVSVAAGKVAPDWTTLFFKGVMCNILVCLAVWIGFSARTVADKVLGILLPISAFVACGFEHCVANMFFLPMGLLLNSMGVGAPDAVTLAGIATNLSAATLGNVAGGVAVGMAYWFVYRKKDVDR; from the coding sequence ATGATGCAGGACGAGATCCAAACGCTCAGGCCGGATGCGCTGTCGCCGGCTGAAATCGCGGAGAAGGCCGAGAAGGTCGGCGAGGCCAAGGCGGCCATGCCGAAGGCGAAGTGCTTCGCGTCCGCGATGCTGGCCGGGGCGTTCATCGCGTTCGGGGCGCTGTACTTCTGCGTGTTCCTGGGCGACCCCTCCATGCCGTTCGCGGTGCAGCGCGCGGTGGGCGGACTCTGCTTCTGCCTCGGGCTGGTGCTCGTGCTGTGCTGCGGCGCGGAGCTGTTCACCGGCAACGTGCTTCTGGTGTGCGCGAAAGCGTCGGGCCGTATCGGCTGGAGGTCCCTGTTCGGCAACTGGCTGCTCGTGTGGCTCGGCAACCTCGCCGGCGCGCTCGTCGCGCTCGCGCTCGTCCACTTTGCGAACGTCGCCGCCATGAACGGAGGCGCGGTGGGCGAGGCCTTCGTCAGCGTGGCCGCGGGCAAGGTGGCGCCCGATTGGACGACGCTGTTCTTCAAGGGCGTCATGTGCAACATCCTCGTGTGCCTGGCCGTGTGGATCGGGTTCTCGGCGCGCACCGTCGCCGACAAGGTGCTCGGCATCCTGCTGCCCATCTCTGCGTTCGTTGCGTGCGGGTTCGAGCACTGCGTGGCGAACATGTTCTTCCTCCCCATGGGGCTGTTGCTCAACTCGATGGGGGTGGGTGCGCCCGACGCGGTGACGCTGGCCGGCATCGCGACGAACCTGTCGGCCGCCACGCTGGGCAACGTCGCCGGCGGCGTCGCCGTCGGCATGGCGTACTGGTTCGTGTACCGGAAGAAGGACGTCGATCGGTAG